In Rhineura floridana isolate rRhiFlo1 chromosome 1, rRhiFlo1.hap2, whole genome shotgun sequence, the following proteins share a genomic window:
- the METTL18 gene encoding histidine protein methyltransferase 1 homolog, whose product MEFQFNFSIDNAAENRIEAVGNGKQKLVQESFVLLNKQENTSEKRKEASSEEKISNQERFSEIPANVAGYSSLSKSKGMPKKHSWPKTTKEHNVPKDLSKLLEKKVVRTLPGTCCINISVVEMALLENSLGENIVSQSVSSYSDLITGVYEGGLKIWECTFDLIDYLIESEIKFAHKLVLDLGCGAGLLGIAALKGNAEKVHFQDYNSTVIDEITQPNVLVNCTHQNDDIKGNTELSLKQCRKKDFTQGLLSKCKFFSGEWLEFTNLLLNSNEPLAKYDLILTSETIYNPDYYEALHETLSRLLEINGCVYLASKAHYFGCGGGVHLFTKFIEKKNLFKSRTVKIIDKGLKRFIIELVFKNSH is encoded by the coding sequence atggaaTTTCAGTTCAACTTCTCTATAGACAATGCAGCAGAAAACAGAATAGAGGCAGTTGGGAATGGAAAGCAAAAATTGGTACAGGAGTCTTTCGTCCTGTTGAACAAGCAAGAAAACACTTCAGAAAAGAGGAAAGAGGCTTCTTCAGAAGAAAAGATATCAAACCAGGAGCGTTTCTCAGAAATACCTGCTAATGTAGCAGGCTACAGCTCTTTGAGTAAAAGCAAGGGTATGCCAAAGAAACACTCATGGCCTAAAACCACCAAGGAACATAATGTTCCTAAAGATTTGAGCAAATTGTTAGAAAAGAAAGTTGTGAGGACCCTTCCTGGCACATGCTGTATAAATATTTCTGTGGTAGAGATGGCACTCTTGGAAAACTCTCTTGGGGAAAACATTGTGTCACAAAGTGTTTCTTCTTATTCTGACCTAATCACAGGTGTCTATGAAGGAGGTCTGAAGATCTGGGAGTGCACATTTGATCTCATTGATTATTTGATAGAATCTGAAATTAAGTTTGCACACAAGTTAGTTTTGGATCTTGGCTGTGGGGCTGGACTGTTGGGAATAGCTGCATTaaaaggaaatgctgaaaaagtccATTTTCAGGACTATAACAGCACAGTGATTGATGAAATAACCCAGCCTAATGTATTGGTCAACTGCACTCATCAGAATGATGACATTAAAGGAAATACTGAGCTTTCcctaaaacaatgcagaaaaaaaGACTTTACCCAAGGCTTGCTCTCTAAATGCAAATTCTTCTCTGGGGAATGGTTAGAGTTTACTAATCTTCTGTTAAATAGCAATGAGCCCTTAGCAAAATATGATCTCATACTCACCTCAGAAACTATTTATAATCCTGATTATTATGAGGCTTTGCATGAAACACTTTCAAGATTACTGGAAATAAATGGCTGTGTATACTTGGCTAGCAAAGCGCATTACTTCGGGTGTGGAGGTGGAGTCCACCTTTTTACAAAATTCATTGAGAAGAAAAATCTGTTTAAGTCTAGAACTGTTAAAATTATTGACAAAGGGCTAAAGCGTTTCATTATCGAGCTGGTATTTAAGAACTCCCATTAA